GCCCGCGCCGACGATAATATAGTCGGCGCTGTCGATATCGCGGGCTTTCGCGATCGACCTTGGCTCAATAAGGAGCATCGATCGGACCGAGATTGACGTAGACGCTCTTCATCTGGCTATAAGCCTCGATCGCCGCGCGCGAATTCTCGCGGCCTAGTCCCGATTGCTTGTAGCCGCCGAACGGCAGCTCGACCGGCGTCACATTGTAATGATTGATCCAGCAGGTGCCGGCTTCGAGCCGGGCGATGGTGCGATGCGCGCGCGCCAGGTCGCGGGTGAAGACGCCAGCGGCGAGGCCGAAGCGTGTGTCGTTGGCGCGGGCGACCACCTCGTCCTCATCCTCGAACCCCAGCACCGACATGACCGGGCCGAAGATCTCCTCGCGCACGATCGTCATCTGATCGGTGCAGCCGTCGAAGATCGTCGGTTCCATAAAGGCGCCGCGGCCGAGTGCGCCGTCCGTGATCCGGTGACCGCCGGCCAGCAGCCTGGCCCCCTCGGCCCGGCCGCGCTCGATATAGCCCAGCACCTTTTGCAGATGATCCTCGGAGATGAGCGAACCAACCTGGGTGCGCGGGTCGAGGGGGTCGCCGACCACCAGGCGCCGGGTGCGCTCGACCAGCTTGGCAAGGAAGGGCTCGCGCACCCGATGGTGCACGAAGACGCGCGTACCGTTCGAGCAGATCTCCCCAGCCGAATAGAAATTGCCGATGAGCGCGCCGGACACGGCATCATCGAGATCGGCATCGTCGAACACGATCAAGGGCGACTTGCCGCCGAGCTCGAGCGTGACGCGCTTCAGGCCGGACCCGGCATCGGCCAGCACATGCTTGCCGGTTGCAACCTCGCCGGTCAGCGACAGTTTCGCGATGTCAGGGTGGCGGGTCAGCAGTTGACCGGTCTCGGCAAAGCCCTGAACGACGCTGAAGAGGCCGTCCGGCACACCGGCCTCGACCATGATCTCGGCCAGCTTCACCGCACTGAGGGGTGTCAGTTCCGCCGGCTTGAAAATCATCGCGTTGCCGCAAGCGAGTGCCGGCGCCGCCTTCCAGCAGGCGATCTGTAGCGGGTAGTTCCAGGCGCCGATACCTGCGACCACGCCGAACGGTTCCCGTCGGGTATAGCCGAAGGCGCCGGGTCCGAGATCGACCTGTTCGCCGCTGAGGCCGGCGGCGGCACCGGCGAAATATTCGAAGCAGTCCGCACCGGACAGGATATCGACCGCCGCGGTCTCCTGGATCGGCTTGCCCGTGTCGAGCGTCTCCAGCCGCGCCAACGCGTCATTGCGCTGGCGCAGCAGGTCGGCGACACGGCGCAGCACCCGGCCCCGCTCGGCCCCACTCCGGCTAGCCCAGTGCCGCTGAGCCGCCTGCGCGCGGGTGACGGCGGCATCGATCTCGGCCGCACCGGCGATTTCGACCTCGGCCAGGGTCTCGCCGGTTGCCGGATTGATCGTGGCAAAACGCCCGGCGGGGCGCGGACGTGCCGGGCGTCCAGCCCCAGTTCCAGCCCCAGTTCCAGCCCCCGGGGAGGCCGGTTTGACAGCGGCGAGCTGGCCGTCGACAAAGGCCGAGACGATGGCCCGGGCACTGGCGCTTTCAGCCTGGGCACTGGCCGAAAGCGTCTTTTGCAGCCAGAGTCCGTCGATCAGGGCCGCGGTCGTGACCGCGATCGCATGGGCGTCCCCCGCCGACACGAGCTGCTTTAGCGCATGGCGCAGGTTCGACTGCATGCGGCCCTGGTAGACGGTCTGCACGCGCCGGAAGCGGGCGGAATACAGCACCTGGCCCCAGAAGGCGAGCCAGACGCTGGCCGTCGGCCGGTCGAACTCCTCCGATGCGAGACAGGCATCGATGATCGCCTGCAATCGGGCGCGTGGCGTCCGCGCAGCGGCGAGCTTCTGGGCCGCAAGGCGGCTCAGGCGCCCGGCCAGATGGCGCAGCGTCGCCTCCAGCAGGCCCTCCTTGTCGCCGAAATAGTGCGCGACCAGCCCGGGCGAGACGCCGGCACGGCGGGCAATATCGTGCAGCGTGCAGGCGGCGAAACCGACGTCGGCCAGCGACGCGATCGTGCCCTCGATCAATTGCAGCCGCCGCCCTTCCTCGCCCTCGACCCGTCTCGGACTCACGCCGCCCATCGTTCCATCCTCATCGACCGGCCCGGCATGCTCCGCCCCGGACCGTCCCATTTGACAATGTTAAATGATCGTTCAATCATATTTTTGTCGCCTAGGTTCGGCACACATCCTTGCGTTCGCGCATTTTTGCACGCCGCCGCGTCTTTAGCCAAACGCGACATTCTCTGTCATAAATTGTCCATTGAACGCTTGTACAACGGAGTTCACTGGGAGGCGGAAAGCTCGATTGAGTGACCGTTCAATGACAACCGGCTTGCCGCCGCGACGCTCCGGCAGGGTCGAAATCAGGAGGGGGACAGCATATGACGTCAATTCTCAAGAGCCGGCTGCTGGCGACCGTCGCCGGTGTCGTCGTGTTTGCCGGCGTTGCCCCGGCCTTTGTTGCCCCGGCCTGGGCGGAGCCCTCGGCCGAACTGATCGCCGCCGCCAAGAAGGAAGGCGCGCTGACCGTCATCGCCCTGCCGCACGACTGGTGCGGCTATGGCCCGATGATCGATGCATTCAAGGCGAAGTACGGCATCACGATCAACGAGCTCAACCCGGACGCGGGCTCGGGCGACGAGGTCCAGGCGATCAAGGCGAACAAGGGCAACACGGGCCCGCAGGCACCGGACGTGATCGACGTCGGCCTGTCCTTCGGTCCGACAGCCAAGGCCGAGGGCCTGATACAGCCGTACAAAGTCTCGACCTGGGCCTCTATCCCGGCCTCGGCCAAGGATGCCGACGGCTATTGGACCGGCGACTATTACGGTGTGCTCGCCTTCGAGGTGAATGCCGACATCGTCAAGAAGATCCCCCAGGATTGGAAGGACCTGCTGTCGTCAGACTATGCGAATTCCGTGGCGCTCGCCGGCGATCCGCGTTCGGCCAACCAGGCGATCCAGGGCGTCTATGCCGCCGGTCTCGCATCCGAGGCGCATGACCCGACCAAGGCCGCCGAGGCCGGCCTGAAGTTCTATTCCGAACTCAACAAGAAGGGCAATTTCGTGCCCGTCGTCGGCAAGGCCGCCCCGCTCGCCCAGGGCGCCACGCCGATCGTCGTGCGCTGGGACTATAACGCGTTCGCCGATCGCGACACGCTGAAGGGCAATCCGAAGGTCGAGGTCGTCGTGCCGCATTCGGGCGTCGTCGCCGGCGTCTATGTGCAGGCGATCAGCGCCTTTGCGCCGCATCCGAACGCCGCCAAGCTGTGGCTGGAATATCTCTATTCCGACGAGGGACAGACCGCCTGGCTGCGCGGCTATTGCCACCCGATCCGCTTCAAGGACCTGGTCGAGCACAAGGCGATCCCGGCCGACCTGCTCGCCAAGCTGCCGCCGGCCGCGGCCTATGACAAGGCCGTGTTCCCGACGATCGAGGACCAGGACGCGGCCAAGGCGGTGATCACGAAGAACTGGGACAGCGTCGTCGGCGCCAGCGTCAAGTAGCAGCACGAGGCATATCGTCTGAGCGGAAGTACTTGCCGGCGTCGCCGGCAAGTACTTACCCTTTCGTAGCGGCGGCCGGCGGGTCGCCATCTCGGGGCCATCGATGTCCGTAGTCGCCCAGGACGTAGTCGTGACGAGGGGGAGGCTGTCGCTCGGCAGCCTGCTCTCGCCCGCCATGCTCGGCATCCTGCCCTTCTTCGTGTTCGCCCTCCTGTTCCTGATCCTGCCGACCTGCATCCTGATGGTCGGCGCGTTCCAGGATCAGGCCGGCAACTTCACGCTCGACAATCTCGCCAAGCTGCTGGACCAGCCGCAGCTGCTGGCGTCCTACTGGATCAGCATCAAGGTCAGCCTGGCCTCGGCGATCGGCGGGGCACTGTTCGGCTTCCTCATCGCCTACGCGATCGTGCAGGGCGGGCTCCCGCCCTGGGTTCGGCCGTCGGTGCTGACCTTCTCCGGCGTCGCGTCCAATTTCGCCGGCGTGCCGCTCGCCTTTGCCTTCCTGGCCACCTTCGGCCGGGTCGGCCTGGTGACGGTGCTGCTGCGCGACTGGTTCGGCGTCAACATCTACTCGCACGATATCGGCTTCAATCTGCTGAGCTTCACAGGCCTGACGCTGACATATCTCTATTTCCAGATCCCGCTGATGGTGCTGATCATCGTGCCGGCGCTCGAAGGCCTGAAGCGCGAGTGGCGCGAGGCGTCGCAGATCCTCGGCGGCACGAATTTCCACTATTGGCGCTATGTGGCACTGCCGGTCCTGTGGCCAAGCATCCTGGGTGCCACCCTGCTGCTGTTCGCCAACTCTTTCGGCGCCGTCGCGACCGCCTATGCCCTGACCGGCTCCTCGCTCAATATCGTGACGATCCAGCTATACGCGCAGATCCGCGGCGACGTGCTGCACGATCCCAATCTCGGCTTCGCGCTCGCCTTCGGCATGATCCTCATCACCTGCCTGTCCAACGGCGCCTATATCTGGCTCCGCGGCCGCAGCGAAAGGTGGCTGCGATGAAGCGCTCGACGCTCCTCGGCTGGGTGATCCTCGCGTTCGGCGCCACCTATTTCATTCTGCCGCTGCTGGCGACCTTTGAATTCTCGCTGCGCATGCTGCGCGGGCAATACAGCTTCGAAGCCTATAGCGTCGTGTTCGGCGACGCTCAGTTCCGCGCGACCTTCCTCTATTCCGCCACACTGGCGCTCGTCACCATCGTGCTGGGTGCACTCCTGGTAGTGCCGACCGCCTATCTGGTCCGCCTGCGCCTGCCGCATCTGCGTGGACTGGTCGAATTCGTGACGTTGCTGCCGCTGGTCGTCCCGGCGATCGTCATCGTGTTCGGCTATCTGCGCCTCTATAATTCCTCGTCCTGGCTACCGCTCACCGGTTCTGACGCTGCAACCA
This sequence is a window from Aliidongia dinghuensis. Protein-coding genes within it:
- the betB gene encoding betaine-aldehyde dehydrogenase, which gives rise to MSPRRVEGEEGRRLQLIEGTIASLADVGFAACTLHDIARRAGVSPGLVAHYFGDKEGLLEATLRHLAGRLSRLAAQKLAAARTPRARLQAIIDACLASEEFDRPTASVWLAFWGQVLYSARFRRVQTVYQGRMQSNLRHALKQLVSAGDAHAIAVTTAALIDGLWLQKTLSASAQAESASARAIVSAFVDGQLAAVKPASPGAGTGAGTGAGRPARPRPAGRFATINPATGETLAEVEIAGAAEIDAAVTRAQAAQRHWASRSGAERGRVLRRVADLLRQRNDALARLETLDTGKPIQETAAVDILSGADCFEYFAGAAAGLSGEQVDLGPGAFGYTRREPFGVVAGIGAWNYPLQIACWKAAPALACGNAMIFKPAELTPLSAVKLAEIMVEAGVPDGLFSVVQGFAETGQLLTRHPDIAKLSLTGEVATGKHVLADAGSGLKRVTLELGGKSPLIVFDDADLDDAVSGALIGNFYSAGEICSNGTRVFVHHRVREPFLAKLVERTRRLVVGDPLDPRTQVGSLISEDHLQKVLGYIERGRAEGARLLAGGHRITDGALGRGAFMEPTIFDGCTDQMTIVREEIFGPVMSVLGFEDEDEVVARANDTRFGLAAGVFTRDLARAHRTIARLEAGTCWINHYNVTPVELPFGGYKQSGLGRENSRAAIEAYSQMKSVYVNLGPIDAPY
- a CDS encoding ABC transporter substrate-binding protein — its product is MTSILKSRLLATVAGVVVFAGVAPAFVAPAWAEPSAELIAAAKKEGALTVIALPHDWCGYGPMIDAFKAKYGITINELNPDAGSGDEVQAIKANKGNTGPQAPDVIDVGLSFGPTAKAEGLIQPYKVSTWASIPASAKDADGYWTGDYYGVLAFEVNADIVKKIPQDWKDLLSSDYANSVALAGDPRSANQAIQGVYAAGLASEAHDPTKAAEAGLKFYSELNKKGNFVPVVGKAAPLAQGATPIVVRWDYNAFADRDTLKGNPKVEVVVPHSGVVAGVYVQAISAFAPHPNAAKLWLEYLYSDEGQTAWLRGYCHPIRFKDLVEHKAIPADLLAKLPPAAAYDKAVFPTIEDQDAAKAVITKNWDSVVGASVK
- a CDS encoding ABC transporter permease, which gives rise to MSVVAQDVVVTRGRLSLGSLLSPAMLGILPFFVFALLFLILPTCILMVGAFQDQAGNFTLDNLAKLLDQPQLLASYWISIKVSLASAIGGALFGFLIAYAIVQGGLPPWVRPSVLTFSGVASNFAGVPLAFAFLATFGRVGLVTVLLRDWFGVNIYSHDIGFNLLSFTGLTLTYLYFQIPLMVLIIVPALEGLKREWREASQILGGTNFHYWRYVALPVLWPSILGATLLLFANSFGAVATAYALTGSSLNIVTIQLYAQIRGDVLHDPNLGFALAFGMILITCLSNGAYIWLRGRSERWLR